GAGGAAAAATGCTGAAATCATTCGACGAACTCATTACCGCCGTACAAGAAAAACCGAGGAAAAAGATCGCCATCGTCAGCCCCGAAGGGTCGACCGTGATGAAACTGGTAAAGCAGGCACTTGAGGCAAAACTCGCCGATTTTATCCTGGTGGGAGATGAAGAAAAAATAAAGACCATGTCTGCGGAGGCTGGCTTCGATGCCAATCTCATCAATATCATCAATATTATCGACCAGAAGGAAGCGGCCGAGGAAGCGGTGCGGCTGGTGGTGGTGGGAAGCGCCAACGCCATCATGAAGGGAAATCTCCCCACCGCCACCTTCATGCGGGCCATCCTCGACAAACAGAAGGGGCTGAACGACAACAAGGTCATCAGCGAGATCACCATCTACGAGAAGATCGTCGATGCTCCGGGAGGAGGCTTCCGCTTCATTACCGACTGTGCCATCAACGTGTCGCCGACCCTGGACGAGAAAAAGCAGATCATCGAAAACGCCGTCGGCCTGGCCCACAAGCTGGGCAACGACTTGCCCAAGGTGGCGGTCATCTCGGCGGTGGAGGTGGTCAATCCCGCCATGCCGGATACCATAGAGGCGGCGGCCCTGAGCAAGATGGCCGAGCGGGGGCAGATAGAAGGATGCCTCATCGAGGGGCCCCTGGCCTTCGACAACGCCATTTCGGTGGAGTCGGCCAGATACAAGAAGATCAAGGGGGAGGTGGCCGGCCAGGCGGACATCATCATGATGCCGAATCTGCTTTCGGCGAATCCGTTGCGCAAGTGCCTGGTTTACTACACCCAGCAGCGCATCGCCACGGCAGTCATGGGGGCGAAGGCGCCTATCGTCCTTACCTCCCGCTCCGATTCGGCCGATACCATGCTGCTGACCATTGCTTTAGCGGCATATATTTCCTGAAGCGAACGCAAAAATTGTCCTGATTAGCACTAATCTTCCGCCAACAAGATTTCCCCCTTTGTGAAAGGGGGGCAGGGGGGGATTTCATAGAGCCGCAACAGCAAATCCCCCTAAATCCCCCTTTCATAAAGGGGGACTTGGATCTGAAGCGGAAGATCAGTAGTAAACACAAAAATAGTTGTAAGTGTGGTGGCGGGACACAGGAGTGTTCCGCCTTTTTTATGCTCACCGGAAACTCTGTGGAAAAAGGCAGTCGCGGCATCGTCCGTACGCTATGTCGCCACAACTGCGGACCTTGTGGTGCCGCCTGTGTAATAGGGCATGATACTTGAAGTGGCGGATCCATTCCATTCAACATGAGGCGGGTGTCTCGCTTGCCGCTGTAGCTTGTCACTCACTCCCGACGCCACGACTGCCTGCTACGGAAATGTGTGAAGAACCCTTTTTCGGTCTGCGGC
This region of Geotalea daltonii FRC-32 genomic DNA includes:
- a CDS encoding bifunctional enoyl-CoA hydratase/phosphate acetyltransferase, which encodes MLKSFDELITAVQEKPRKKIAIVSPEGSTVMKLVKQALEAKLADFILVGDEEKIKTMSAEAGFDANLINIINIIDQKEAAEEAVRLVVVGSANAIMKGNLPTATFMRAILDKQKGLNDNKVISEITIYEKIVDAPGGGFRFITDCAINVSPTLDEKKQIIENAVGLAHKLGNDLPKVAVISAVEVVNPAMPDTIEAAALSKMAERGQIEGCLIEGPLAFDNAISVESARYKKIKGEVAGQADIIMMPNLLSANPLRKCLVYYTQQRIATAVMGAKAPIVLTSRSDSADTMLLTIALAAYIS